One window of Bacillus sp. THAF10 genomic DNA carries:
- the motA gene encoding flagellar motor stator protein MotA, protein MDKTSLIGLIIGFLAVGVGMFMKGVSPVALVNPAALLIILLGTVGAVVIAFPTSEIKRVPKLFGVLFKEKKLTDRVELIKNFSEMAQVARKEGLLALEVSSRDVEDDFLKNGISLVIDGQSAEFIRDVLSEEIEAMEDRHKAGALIFTQAGTYAPTLGVLGAVIGLVAALKYMNDVDGLGLAISAAFVATLLGIFTGYVLWHPFANKLKRKSKLEADIKYMMIEGLLSIQQGESPRNIERKLCSYLPTSERKKILEESEEPANE, encoded by the coding sequence ATGGATAAGACATCGTTGATTGGGTTAATTATTGGGTTTCTTGCTGTTGGGGTTGGGATGTTTATGAAGGGAGTTAGTCCGGTTGCGCTGGTGAATCCTGCTGCATTGTTGATTATTTTGCTCGGGACCGTTGGGGCTGTTGTGATTGCCTTTCCAACCTCTGAAATAAAAAGAGTGCCGAAGCTTTTTGGTGTGTTGTTCAAAGAAAAAAAGCTGACGGACCGCGTGGAATTGATTAAGAACTTTTCCGAAATGGCGCAAGTTGCGAGAAAGGAAGGCTTGCTAGCGCTTGAGGTTTCCTCTCGTGATGTGGAGGATGACTTTTTGAAAAATGGCATTTCCCTCGTCATCGATGGACAGAGTGCTGAATTTATTCGCGATGTTTTGTCAGAGGAAATTGAAGCGATGGAGGATCGACATAAGGCTGGTGCGCTTATTTTCACACAGGCAGGAACATATGCACCAACGCTTGGGGTGTTAGGTGCGGTAATCGGACTTGTCGCTGCCTTGAAATATATGAATGATGTTGATGGATTAGGACTTGCCATTAGTGCGGCATTTGTGGCGACCTTGCTTGGTATCTTTACCGGGTATGTCTTATGGCACCCGTTTGCCAATAAATTAAAAAGAAAATCAAAGCTTGAGGCCGATATTAAATACATGATGATTGAGGGACTTCTCTCCATTCAGCAGGGTGAATCGCCACGAAATATCGAGAGAAAGCTATGTTCTTATTTACCAACGAGTGAGCGCAAGAAAATTTTAGAAGAAAGCGAAGAACCAGCCAATGAGTAA
- the rbsK gene encoding ribokinase, with protein MAKIVVVGSYVVDLTARTPHMPKAGETVLGGPFRMGPGGKGSNQAVAAARLGAKVTMVTKVGKDLFGEDALRNFTKEGIETKYISQVEEESTGAALIAVDDEGENMIVVSLGACGTITEQEVLRAEDAFLDADMIMLQLETSLEAVTSTINLAKKLGKPVILNPAPYQNISDDLLKKVTFLTPNETEAGLLTGVEVTDETTAQEAAAILLSKGVEVVILTLGKKGCYLLKQGEEQGKLIPGHVVKAVDTTGAGDAFNGAFAHFLAEGCTIEAACVKANKAAALSVTKHGTAPAMPYLTDLE; from the coding sequence GTGGCAAAGATCGTTGTAGTGGGTAGTTATGTCGTGGATTTGACAGCACGAACTCCTCATATGCCAAAGGCTGGGGAGACTGTTTTAGGTGGGCCGTTTCGAATGGGGCCAGGTGGAAAAGGTAGTAACCAAGCAGTTGCTGCGGCACGTTTGGGCGCTAAGGTTACGATGGTAACAAAGGTTGGAAAGGATCTTTTTGGAGAGGATGCTCTTCGGAATTTTACAAAAGAGGGCATAGAAACTAAGTACATCTCTCAAGTAGAAGAGGAGTCGACTGGCGCGGCTTTGATTGCAGTAGATGACGAAGGGGAAAATATGATTGTCGTGTCACTCGGCGCTTGCGGAACGATAACGGAGCAGGAAGTGTTGAGAGCGGAAGACGCATTTTTAGACGCTGATATGATCATGCTACAGCTAGAAACCTCTCTTGAAGCCGTAACCTCGACAATTAATCTAGCAAAAAAATTAGGAAAACCGGTTATTTTAAACCCTGCACCTTACCAAAACATTTCAGATGATTTACTCAAAAAAGTTACCTTTCTAACACCAAATGAAACCGAAGCGGGGCTGTTAACCGGTGTGGAGGTTACAGATGAAACCACTGCTCAAGAAGCTGCAGCCATCTTGCTTTCAAAAGGGGTAGAGGTGGTCATCCTTACGCTTGGCAAAAAAGGCTGTTATCTTCTAAAGCAAGGGGAAGAACAAGGAAAGCTCATTCCAGGTCATGTGGTCAAAGCAGTTGACACCACCGGAGCTGGAGATGCCTTCAACGGTGCCTTCGCTCATTTTCTAGCGGAGGGCTGTACGATTGAAGCTGCCTGCGTAAAAGCAAACAAAGCAGCAGCCCTCTCCGTCACCAAACACGGCACCGCACCAGCGATGCCGTACTTGACAGATCTTGAATAG
- a CDS encoding cell wall-binding repeat-containing protein, which translates to MKLPQRLLLLVVIVFASLLVVREVDAAERISGDSRYSTAVKISHKGWKSAEVVVLARGNSFPDALAGGPLAYTHHAPILLTPQNSLHTETKKEIQRLGAKKAIILGGTAAISSNVATELEQMGIKVDRIAGSNRYDTAAKIAQQLKSSQVFVVNGSNFPDALAVVPYAAKNGIPILLTKSTSLPSETNQAVKGKSKTTIIGGTSAVSDAVKKNLPNASRISGKDRYETAHRVITNLPMPNETIYVATGKQFADALAGSVLAAKQGASIHLTDPTNVPHIVRQTITTQGYSDILVFGGESAVSSMAFNDLTALTLVDGDISKVSSNEWEVFKIVNKEREKHKVAPLRLHVYLGEVARIKSKDMHDNEYFSHTSPTYGSPFEMMKTFGITYKSAGENIAAGQTSPSSVMTGWMNSPDHKANILSTSFTHIGVGHHKGSKGYQHYWTQMFIR; encoded by the coding sequence ATGAAGCTTCCGCAACGTTTACTGTTATTAGTCGTGATAGTGTTTGCTAGCTTGCTGGTAGTTAGAGAGGTTGATGCTGCTGAGAGGATATCAGGAGACAGCCGGTATAGTACGGCGGTAAAAATTTCACATAAAGGCTGGAAGAGTGCCGAGGTTGTCGTACTTGCAAGGGGAAATAGTTTTCCAGATGCACTTGCCGGCGGTCCATTAGCGTACACTCACCATGCACCCATTTTACTGACACCTCAAAACAGCTTACATACTGAAACGAAAAAAGAAATCCAACGATTAGGCGCGAAAAAAGCGATTATTCTTGGAGGAACGGCTGCCATATCAAGTAATGTGGCAACTGAGTTAGAACAGATGGGAATCAAGGTAGACCGAATCGCTGGCAGCAACCGCTACGATACGGCCGCTAAGATTGCACAACAGCTAAAATCCTCGCAGGTTTTCGTGGTAAACGGGAGTAATTTTCCAGATGCTTTGGCTGTTGTCCCGTACGCTGCAAAAAATGGGATTCCGATTTTACTAACCAAATCTACTTCTCTGCCATCTGAAACGAATCAAGCAGTAAAAGGAAAATCTAAAACTACCATTATCGGGGGAACAAGTGCCGTTAGCGATGCGGTAAAAAAGAACCTACCAAACGCATCCCGAATCAGTGGGAAAGATCGCTACGAAACGGCACATCGGGTCATAACGAACCTTCCCATGCCAAACGAAACGATATATGTTGCTACTGGCAAACAGTTTGCAGATGCCTTAGCGGGTTCTGTTTTAGCAGCAAAGCAAGGAGCATCCATTCATCTCACGGATCCAACAAATGTTCCTCACATTGTTCGTCAAACCATTACAACGCAAGGCTACTCTGACATCCTCGTGTTTGGTGGGGAAAGTGCTGTATCTAGCATGGCATTCAACGATCTAACTGCTTTGACACTTGTTGACGGAGACATCTCGAAAGTAAGTAGCAACGAGTGGGAGGTCTTCAAAATCGTCAACAAGGAACGGGAAAAACATAAAGTTGCACCTCTAAGACTCCATGTCTACCTTGGTGAAGTAGCAAGAATCAAATCAAAAGACATGCACGATAACGAATATTTCTCTCACACCTCACCAACCTATGGATCACCGTTTGAGATGATGAAAACATTCGGTATCACCTATAAATCAGCAGGCGAGAATATCGCAGCTGGCCAGACAAGTCCGTCTAGTGTCATGACCGGTTGGATGAACAGCCCTGATCACAAAGCCAACATCCTAAGCACCTCCTTCACCCATATCGGAGTAGGTCACCACAAAGGAAGCAAAGGCTACCAACACTACTGGACACAAATGTTTATACGATAA
- the motB gene encoding flagellar motor protein MotB encodes MSKRRKKHDHDEHIDESWLIPYADLLTLLLALFIVLYSMSSIDAKKFQALSEVFNDVFTKGTGILEYPSPVNQDDAVTLEEEDQQEGNEERDQEYDQAADMQELKTIQEKIDTYIAENDLGDMLESSLSDEGLLLLIRDNVLFSSGSDQVRNEDLGIANEISRLLEINPPRNIIISGHTDNVPIGNADFESNWELSVMRAINFMKILLANDNLDPQWFSAKGFGEHQPVAPNTTEQGKAQNRRVEILIMPRKQGDGSGGSPPGN; translated from the coding sequence ATGAGTAAGCGTCGCAAAAAGCACGATCACGACGAACATATTGATGAGAGTTGGCTCATTCCTTATGCTGATTTGCTAACCCTGCTCTTAGCTTTATTCATTGTTCTGTATTCAATGAGCTCGATTGATGCAAAAAAGTTCCAGGCACTTTCGGAAGTATTCAATGATGTTTTTACAAAAGGAACTGGGATTCTCGAATATCCAAGTCCAGTTAACCAGGATGACGCCGTTACGCTGGAGGAAGAGGATCAGCAGGAGGGCAACGAGGAACGAGATCAGGAATATGATCAAGCTGCTGATATGCAGGAGTTAAAGACGATTCAGGAAAAAATAGATACTTATATTGCCGAAAATGACTTGGGTGACATGCTGGAGTCATCGTTATCAGATGAGGGGCTGCTGTTGCTCATCCGTGATAATGTATTGTTCAGCTCCGGTAGCGACCAGGTGAGAAATGAGGACCTTGGAATTGCGAACGAAATTTCTAGATTGCTAGAGATTAATCCTCCACGTAATATCATTATCAGCGGGCACACCGACAACGTGCCGATTGGCAATGCCGATTTTGAATCGAACTGGGAACTAAGCGTCATGCGGGCCATCAACTTTATGAAAATACTGCTCGCAAACGACAACCTTGACCCTCAATGGTTTAGCGCCAAAGGCTTTGGCGAACACCAGCCTGTCGCACCCAACACCACCGAACAAGGCAAAGCCCAAAATCGCCGTGTCGAAATTTTGATCATGCCACGGAAGCAAGGGGACGGTTCTGGTGGGTCACCGCCGGGAAATTAA